One Sphaerisporangium krabiense DNA segment encodes these proteins:
- a CDS encoding glycosyltransferase: MNGAIVYAGGTRYDGVSGTDRHVADRLSAYADVLYVDPPRPLRSGLRDPETGKAGHVLRQAGPRLWRLSPVAPPAAYRPGVDRVTAALARRAVRAAAREAGLGIGAVVVAGTTDLMDVRRGARTVRFVTDDLVAGASLIRMSAARLEQSERRMTRRASEVVVVSPGLAERVALMGRTATLVPNGCDVAAYAAVDDAPHPADLPADLAATPVAGFVGHINARIDIALLEAVADTGAPLVLVGPRVGEYEPERWPALVGRANVHWVGRKPYEELPSYLRLIDVGLTPYADSEFNRASFPLKTLEYLAAGRGVVSTDLPATTWLEAGPLIPVARGAAEFAATVTAQLRVARTPALAERRRAFAARHDWNERVRLLADLLGIDIREVAGR, translated from the coding sequence GTGAACGGCGCGATCGTCTACGCGGGAGGCACGCGCTACGACGGCGTGAGCGGCACGGACCGGCACGTGGCCGACCGGCTGAGCGCGTACGCGGACGTCCTGTACGTCGATCCGCCCCGGCCGCTGCGCTCGGGCCTGCGCGACCCGGAGACCGGGAAGGCGGGCCACGTGCTGCGGCAGGCCGGGCCGCGGCTGTGGCGGCTGAGCCCGGTGGCGCCGCCCGCCGCCTACCGTCCGGGCGTGGACCGCGTCACCGCGGCCCTGGCCCGGCGCGCGGTGCGCGCGGCCGCCCGCGAGGCCGGCCTCGGCATCGGCGCCGTCGTCGTCGCGGGCACGACCGACCTGATGGACGTCCGGCGCGGCGCCCGCACCGTGCGCTTCGTCACCGACGACCTGGTGGCGGGGGCCTCGCTCATCCGCATGTCGGCGGCTCGGCTGGAGCAGTCCGAGCGCCGCATGACGCGGCGCGCGAGCGAGGTCGTCGTGGTCTCCCCCGGCCTGGCCGAACGGGTGGCGCTCATGGGCCGCACGGCGACGCTCGTCCCCAACGGGTGCGACGTGGCGGCGTACGCCGCCGTCGACGACGCGCCGCACCCCGCCGACCTGCCCGCCGACCTGGCCGCCACCCCGGTCGCGGGCTTCGTCGGCCACATCAACGCGCGCATCGACATCGCGCTGCTGGAGGCCGTCGCCGACACCGGGGCCCCGCTGGTGCTGGTCGGGCCGCGCGTCGGCGAGTACGAGCCCGAGCGCTGGCCCGCGCTCGTCGGACGGGCCAACGTCCACTGGGTGGGGCGCAAACCCTACGAGGAGCTGCCGTCGTACCTGCGGCTCATCGACGTCGGCCTCACCCCCTACGCCGACTCGGAGTTCAACCGGGCGAGCTTCCCGCTGAAGACGCTCGAATACCTGGCGGCCGGGCGCGGGGTCGTCTCCACCGACCTTCCCGCCACCACGTGGCTGGAGGCCGGGCCGCTGATCCCGGTCGCCCGCGGCGCGGCGGAGTTCGCCGCGACCGTCACCGCGCAGCTGCGCGTCGCGCGCACGCCCGCGCTCGCCGAGCGGCGGCGGGCGTTCGCGGCGCGGCACGACTGGAACGAACGGGTCCGCCTGCTGGCGGACCTCCTCGGAATCGACATCAGGGAGGTGGCCGGGCGATGA
- a CDS encoding DegT/DnrJ/EryC1/StrS family aminotransferase, with amino-acid sequence MIPVMRPWFGPEEQAAVGEVIASGWVAQGPRVAEFERRFAASVQAGHGVAASSCTTALHLALVLAGIGPGDEVVVPSLSFIATANVVRYVGATPVFADIDPATGNLTAKTVEAARTPSTRAAIVVHQGGLPADVEEIRAAHEGLLLIEDAACAAGSTYRGRPVGAGAHLAAWSFHPRKLLTTGEGGMLTTDDPEVAARARRLREHGMSVSAADRHASGSTAPEQYTEVGYNYRMTDLQAAVGLVQLDRLPEMVARRRALAARYMNFLGGIPGLTMARDPEYGTGNFQSFWIALPEDFPMNRGELLDFLAARGVSARRGIMAAHLEPAYAGTGAWDLPATEWLTANSLILPLYHSMTDAEHDQVVEAIHAAAAGG; translated from the coding sequence ATGATCCCGGTGATGCGGCCGTGGTTCGGCCCGGAGGAGCAGGCGGCCGTCGGCGAGGTCATCGCCTCGGGCTGGGTCGCCCAGGGGCCGAGGGTCGCCGAGTTCGAGCGCAGGTTCGCCGCGAGCGTCCAGGCGGGTCACGGCGTCGCCGCCTCGTCCTGCACGACGGCGCTCCACCTCGCCCTGGTGCTCGCCGGCATCGGCCCCGGCGACGAGGTCGTGGTGCCGTCGCTGTCGTTCATCGCGACCGCCAACGTCGTCAGGTACGTCGGCGCCACCCCGGTGTTCGCCGACATCGACCCGGCGACCGGCAACCTCACCGCCAAGACCGTCGAGGCCGCCCGCACCCCGAGCACCCGCGCGGCGATCGTCGTCCACCAGGGCGGCCTGCCCGCCGACGTCGAGGAGATCCGCGCCGCCCACGAGGGCCTCCTGCTCATCGAGGACGCCGCCTGCGCGGCCGGGTCCACCTACCGCGGCCGGCCGGTCGGCGCGGGCGCGCACCTGGCGGCCTGGTCCTTCCACCCGCGCAAGCTGCTCACCACCGGCGAGGGCGGCATGCTCACCACCGACGACCCCGAGGTCGCCGCGCGGGCGCGGCGGCTGCGCGAGCACGGCATGAGCGTCAGCGCGGCCGACCGGCACGCCTCCGGCTCCACGGCACCCGAGCAGTACACCGAGGTCGGCTACAACTACCGGATGACCGACCTGCAGGCGGCCGTCGGGCTCGTGCAGCTCGACAGGCTGCCCGAGATGGTCGCCCGCCGCCGGGCCCTCGCCGCGCGCTACATGAACTTCCTGGGCGGCATCCCCGGGCTGACCATGGCGCGCGACCCCGAGTACGGCACCGGCAACTTCCAGTCCTTCTGGATCGCCCTGCCCGAGGACTTCCCCATGAACCGGGGCGAACTGCTGGACTTCCTCGCCGCGCGCGGCGTCTCCGCCCGGCGCGGCATCATGGCCGCCCACCTGGAGCCCGCCTACGCCGGCACCGGCGCCTGGGATCTGCCTGCCACCGAGTGGCTGACGGCCAACTCGCTGATCCTGCCGCTGTACCACAGCATGACCGACGCCGAGCACGACCAGGTCGTGGAGGCGATCCACGCCGCCGCCGCGGGCGGCTGA
- a CDS encoding glycosyltransferase has product MRVLVYPHAMEVGGSQLNAIELGAAVQAMGHEVAVIGEPGPLVEYVHKAGLEHLPLDPGRRRPSMTTVRMLRDLSARRGLDVIHGYEWPPGVEAFYAGLRGPAAAVCTIMSMAVAPFLPSSLPLVVGTREIQEQAAPGRRHVHLIEPPVDVAANAPGHPAGEFRREFGLEEGPFDLVVVSRLAPELKLEGILTAVDVVGRLAAELDIRLILVGDGAARAQVEERAAAANAAAGRRVVVLTGQILDPRPAYAAATACLAMGGSALRSLAFAKPLIVQGEVGFFELLTPETEKIFLKQGWYGIGRAPEDGAPKLESMLRGLYASPGLRRELGEYGRRLVVERFSLERAARVQLSIYEQAVSERLAAVDAVGTAAGVLRYKLRRKYERWRGTHAQDDFNAVARRPR; this is encoded by the coding sequence GTGCGCGTCCTGGTGTACCCGCACGCCATGGAGGTCGGCGGCAGCCAGCTCAACGCCATCGAGCTCGGCGCCGCCGTCCAGGCGATGGGCCACGAGGTCGCCGTCATCGGCGAGCCCGGCCCGCTGGTCGAGTACGTCCACAAGGCCGGCCTCGAACACCTGCCGCTGGACCCGGGGCGGCGCCGTCCGTCCATGACCACGGTGCGCATGCTGCGCGACCTGTCGGCGCGGCGCGGGCTCGACGTCATCCACGGGTACGAGTGGCCGCCCGGCGTGGAGGCGTTCTACGCGGGCCTGCGCGGCCCCGCCGCCGCGGTCTGCACGATCATGTCGATGGCGGTGGCGCCGTTCCTGCCGTCCTCGCTGCCGCTGGTCGTCGGCACCCGCGAGATCCAGGAACAGGCCGCACCCGGACGGCGGCACGTCCACCTCATCGAGCCGCCCGTCGACGTCGCCGCCAACGCCCCCGGCCACCCGGCCGGCGAGTTCCGCCGCGAGTTCGGCCTGGAGGAAGGGCCCTTCGACCTCGTCGTGGTGAGCCGTCTCGCGCCGGAGCTGAAGCTCGAAGGCATCCTCACCGCCGTGGACGTCGTCGGCAGGCTCGCCGCCGAGCTGGACATCCGGCTCATCCTCGTCGGCGACGGCGCGGCCCGCGCCCAGGTGGAGGAGCGCGCCGCCGCCGCCAACGCCGCCGCCGGCCGCCGCGTCGTCGTGCTCACCGGCCAGATCCTCGACCCCCGGCCCGCGTACGCGGCCGCCACGGCGTGCCTGGCCATGGGAGGGTCGGCGCTGCGCTCGCTCGCGTTCGCCAAGCCGCTCATCGTGCAGGGCGAGGTGGGCTTCTTCGAGCTCCTCACCCCCGAGACCGAGAAGATCTTCCTCAAGCAGGGCTGGTACGGCATCGGCCGCGCCCCCGAGGACGGCGCCCCGAAGCTGGAGAGCATGCTGCGCGGCCTCTACGCGAGCCCCGGGCTGCGGCGCGAGCTCGGCGAGTACGGCAGACGCCTGGTCGTCGAGCGCTTCAGCCTGGAGCGGGCCGCGCGCGTCCAGCTCTCCATCTACGAGCAGGCGGTCAGCGAGCGGCTCGCCGCCGTGGACGCCGTCGGCACCGCCGCCGGGGTGCTGCGCTACAAGCTGCGCCGCAAGTACGAGCGCTGGCGCGGCACCCACGCCCAGGACGACTTCAACGCCGTGGCGCGGAGGCCCCGGTGA
- a CDS encoding oligosaccharide flippase family protein, which translates to MTDLDPGSGPPAQAPADSSSLRARAGKALGFSFLSTIAARLGTLAIGITLARVLGPHEFGTFAVALVALLAMLSINELGVSLAIVRWPDEPRGIIPTVATLSAGFSVLVCGAFMLAAPAFAEAMGNPAATGPVRVLSLSVLINGLVATSAAVIQRRFLQGRKMIADQVDNWLGALVSLGLALTGWGAMSLAIGRVAGSLAGGALLIRFSPERLRFGFDREVARRLLSFGVPLAGSSLLVFAVGYADQLVIGHLLGSTALGFYVLAVNLSGWPVAVFSQPVRAVAPAAFARLQHDRPTLNRSFVAVAGLLVGLTLPICLLLSGAAPSVIRFVYGPEWEPAAVALAGLGVLAGLRIFFELVYDYLVVLERSRAVLAVQALWLVVLVPAMWIGVSRDGLRGAAVALVAVAAVVVLPTYLGQLRGSGVGLMDLAANLWQAVLAALAVGAAAVLAVRTLSPDLVVLAAAGLFAVLVVGAYGYRRRGVLRAVKETS; encoded by the coding sequence GTGACCGACCTCGACCCCGGATCCGGCCCTCCCGCTCAGGCCCCGGCGGACTCCTCTTCGCTGCGGGCCAGGGCGGGCAAGGCGCTCGGGTTCAGCTTCCTCAGCACCATCGCCGCGCGCCTCGGCACGCTCGCCATCGGCATCACGCTCGCGCGCGTGCTCGGGCCGCACGAGTTCGGCACGTTCGCGGTCGCGCTCGTCGCGCTGCTCGCCATGCTGAGCATCAACGAGCTCGGTGTCAGCCTCGCCATCGTCCGCTGGCCCGACGAGCCGCGCGGGATCATCCCGACCGTCGCCACGCTGTCGGCCGGGTTCAGCGTGCTGGTGTGCGGCGCGTTCATGCTCGCCGCGCCCGCGTTCGCCGAGGCCATGGGCAACCCCGCCGCCACCGGGCCCGTCCGGGTGCTCTCGCTCAGCGTCCTCATCAACGGCCTGGTGGCGACGTCCGCGGCGGTGATCCAGCGGCGCTTCCTGCAGGGCCGCAAGATGATCGCCGACCAGGTGGACAACTGGCTCGGCGCGCTCGTGTCCCTGGGCCTGGCGCTGACCGGCTGGGGCGCGATGAGCCTGGCCATCGGCCGGGTCGCCGGGTCGCTGGCCGGCGGGGCGCTGCTGATCCGCTTCTCGCCCGAACGGCTGCGGTTCGGCTTCGACCGGGAGGTGGCCCGGCGGCTGCTGTCGTTCGGCGTGCCGCTCGCCGGGTCGTCCCTGCTGGTCTTCGCCGTCGGGTACGCCGACCAGCTCGTCATCGGCCACCTGCTCGGGTCCACGGCCCTCGGTTTCTACGTGCTGGCCGTGAACCTGTCGGGATGGCCGGTCGCGGTGTTCTCGCAGCCGGTGCGCGCGGTGGCGCCCGCCGCGTTCGCCCGCCTCCAGCACGACCGTCCGACGCTGAACCGGTCGTTCGTCGCGGTCGCCGGGCTGCTCGTCGGGCTCACCCTGCCGATCTGCCTGCTGCTCAGCGGCGCCGCGCCCTCCGTCATCCGCTTCGTGTACGGGCCGGAGTGGGAGCCGGCGGCCGTCGCCCTGGCCGGGCTCGGCGTGCTCGCCGGGCTGCGCATCTTCTTCGAGCTGGTCTACGACTACCTGGTCGTCCTCGAACGCTCCCGCGCGGTGCTCGCCGTCCAGGCCCTGTGGCTGGTCGTGCTGGTCCCCGCCATGTGGATCGGCGTGAGCAGGGACGGGCTGCGCGGCGCGGCCGTCGCGCTGGTCGCGGTCGCGGCGGTCGTCGTCCTGCCCACCTACCTGGGGCAGTTGCGCGGCTCCGGGGTCGGCCTCATGGACCTCGCCGCCAACCTCTGGCAGGCGGTGCTCGCCGCGCTCGCCGTCGGGGCCGCGGCGGTCCTCGCGGTGCGCACCCTCTCGCCCGACCTGGTGGTGCTCGCCGCCGCAGGACTGTTCGCGGTGCTCGTCGTCGGGGCGTACGGCTACCGCAGGCGCGGCGTGCTGCGCGCCGTCAAGGAGACGTCATGA
- a CDS encoding acetyltransferase, translated as MTPLLLIGAGGLAREVAQLVHAINDASPTWDLLGHLDDDPAKQGALVDGVPVLAGSSEVFERKDARVVICTASPRDTASRARIAARLGLPDERYATLVHPSASVSRSSAIGPGSIVLAQVVMTAAVAVGAHVCVMPHVTLTHDDVVEDHATIASGARFAGGVRVGRGAYIGAGALVRENLTIGRHALVGMGSVVTKNVPAQEVWAGVPAKFIRPATVITEH; from the coding sequence ATGACGCCGCTTCTCCTCATCGGAGCGGGCGGGCTGGCGCGGGAGGTCGCCCAGCTCGTCCACGCGATCAACGACGCCTCCCCCACCTGGGACCTGCTCGGCCACCTGGACGACGACCCGGCGAAGCAGGGCGCCCTCGTGGACGGCGTGCCCGTGCTGGCGGGATCCTCCGAGGTGTTCGAGCGGAAGGACGCGCGGGTCGTCATCTGCACGGCCAGCCCGCGCGACACCGCCAGCCGCGCCCGCATCGCCGCCCGCCTCGGCCTGCCCGACGAGCGGTACGCCACGCTCGTCCACCCGTCCGCCTCGGTGTCCCGGTCCTCCGCCATCGGGCCGGGGTCGATCGTGCTGGCCCAGGTCGTCATGACCGCCGCCGTCGCCGTGGGCGCGCACGTGTGCGTGATGCCGCACGTCACCCTCACCCACGACGACGTGGTCGAGGACCACGCCACGATCGCCTCGGGCGCGCGGTTCGCCGGAGGCGTGCGCGTCGGACGCGGCGCCTACATCGGGGCCGGTGCCCTCGTCCGCGAGAACCTCACGATCGGGCGCCACGCCCTGGTCGGCATGGGCTCCGTCGTGACCAAGAACGTCCCCGCCCAGGAGGTCTGGGCGGGCGTGCCCGCGAAATTCATCCGTCCCGCCACAGTCATCACGGAGCACTGA
- a CDS encoding DegT/DnrJ/EryC1/StrS family aminotransferase yields the protein MIPFVDLRAAHAEVAEEVAQGFDRVLQDTAFVQGPDVAAFEQEYAEFSEVPHCVGVGNGTDAIELSLRAAGLEPGSGAVLPANTFVATAEAVVRAGLRPVLADCDDDHLLLDPAAAEAAVTPDVAAVLPVHLYGQQAPMAAVQDLAARHGLTVVEDAAQSQGSRQEGRPPIGLASTSFYPGKNLGAYGEAGAVLTSSAELATALRLLTNHGSRQKYQHETLGFNSRLDTLQAVVLRAKLKRLARWNELRRAAAERYDKLLSGVQGVRLPRVAPGNLHVWHLYVIRVPQRDKVLAGLHAAGVQAQIHYPYPVHLTPAFHDLGYAPGDFPIAEKAATEILSLPMHPHLTPSQQERVAETLDKVLSSL from the coding sequence ATGATCCCATTCGTCGATCTGCGCGCCGCCCACGCCGAGGTGGCCGAGGAAGTGGCTCAGGGCTTCGACCGCGTGCTCCAGGACACCGCCTTCGTCCAGGGGCCGGACGTCGCCGCCTTCGAGCAGGAGTACGCGGAGTTCTCCGAGGTGCCGCACTGCGTCGGCGTCGGCAACGGCACCGACGCGATCGAGCTGAGCCTGCGCGCCGCGGGCCTTGAGCCGGGCTCGGGCGCCGTACTGCCCGCCAACACCTTCGTCGCCACGGCCGAGGCCGTCGTGCGCGCGGGCCTGCGCCCCGTGCTCGCCGACTGCGACGACGACCACCTGCTCCTCGACCCGGCCGCCGCCGAGGCCGCCGTCACGCCGGACGTGGCCGCCGTCCTGCCCGTCCACCTGTACGGCCAGCAGGCGCCGATGGCCGCCGTGCAGGACCTCGCCGCCCGGCACGGCCTCACCGTCGTCGAGGACGCCGCCCAGTCGCAAGGGTCCCGTCAGGAGGGACGGCCGCCGATCGGCCTCGCCTCCACGAGCTTCTACCCCGGCAAGAACCTCGGCGCCTACGGCGAGGCGGGCGCCGTCCTCACCTCCTCAGCCGAACTGGCGACCGCCCTCCGGCTGCTCACCAACCACGGCAGCCGGCAGAAGTACCAGCACGAGACGCTCGGCTTCAACTCCCGCCTCGACACTTTGCAGGCCGTGGTGCTGCGCGCCAAGCTCAAGCGCCTCGCCCGCTGGAACGAACTGCGCCGCGCCGCCGCCGAACGCTACGACAAGCTCCTGTCCGGCGTGCAGGGCGTCCGCCTGCCCCGCGTCGCCCCCGGCAACCTGCACGTCTGGCACCTGTACGTCATCCGCGTCCCCCAGCGCGACAAGGTGCTGGCCGGCCTCCACGCCGCCGGCGTCCAGGCCCAGATCCACTACCCCTACCCCGTCCACCTGACCCCGGCCTTCCACGACCTCGGCTACGCCCCCGGCGACTTCCCCATCGCCGAGAAGGCCGCCACCGAGATCCTCTCCCTCCCCATGCACCCCCACCTGACCCCCTCCCAGCAGGAGCGCGTGGCGGAAACCCTGGACAAGGTCCTCAGCAGCCTCTGA
- a CDS encoding ABC transporter ATP-binding protein translates to MTTEKVPAMDHAVELRSVHKTFGTGSAAVTALASLSLRFATGGFTAVMGPSGSGKSTLLQCAAGLDRPDAGQVLLTGVDLATLDEHRLTVLRRERIGFVFQAFNLVAALTAEQNVMLPLLLDGRKPSREEVGHALAAVGLAERRSHRPAELSGGQQQRVALARALITGPAVLFADEPTGALDTRSAKEVLELLRAMVDRHGRTVIMVTHDPVAASYADTVVFLTDGHLVDTLHRPTADHIAAHMTRLERR, encoded by the coding sequence GTGACCACAGAGAAGGTGCCCGCCATGGACCACGCCGTCGAGCTGCGCTCGGTACACAAGACGTTCGGAACCGGGAGTGCGGCGGTGACCGCACTGGCGAGTCTGAGCCTGAGATTCGCCACGGGCGGCTTCACCGCCGTGATGGGGCCGTCCGGGTCGGGCAAGTCCACGCTGCTGCAGTGCGCGGCGGGTCTGGACCGGCCGGACGCCGGCCAGGTGCTGCTCACCGGTGTCGATCTGGCCACGCTGGACGAGCACCGGCTCACCGTGCTGCGCAGAGAAAGGATCGGCTTCGTCTTCCAGGCGTTCAATCTGGTCGCCGCGCTGACGGCCGAGCAGAACGTCATGCTGCCGCTGCTGCTGGACGGCCGCAAGCCCTCCCGCGAGGAGGTCGGTCACGCGTTGGCCGCGGTCGGTCTGGCGGAGCGGAGGTCGCACCGTCCCGCTGAGCTGTCCGGCGGGCAGCAGCAGCGGGTCGCGCTCGCCCGCGCCCTCATCACCGGCCCGGCGGTGCTGTTCGCCGACGAGCCGACCGGTGCGCTGGACACCCGTAGCGCCAAGGAGGTGCTGGAGTTGCTCCGCGCCATGGTCGACAGGCACGGCCGTACCGTGATCATGGTGACCCACGACCCGGTCGCCGCCTCCTACGCCGACACGGTGGTGTTCCTGACCGACGGACATCTGGTCGACACCCTGCATCGGCCCACCGCGGATCACATCGCCGCCCACATGACCCGCTTGGAACGCCGATGA
- a CDS encoding ABC transporter permease, with protein sequence MSTLRARWVSFAAALVALALGVGVIATVALVMNSALTGFSHERAALTGTVVLLGVSAGVTGFATVFIVASTFALTVIQRTRELALLRLVGATPRQVRRMILVEALLLAGAGCAIGVLISMAGAPVLAAVLVSGDMAPSWFKVSISPVPLVLACLAGLAVTALSVSAASRRAATIRPTQSLREAAGDPPRSHRGRSARTAWGIALLVISLMGMGVVATVLPEIAMVPVIYLWVLLALVAAVALLAPALIPPILKLLTLPWARGGSAIGTLVRENTLSMARRTAATALPILITAGMSISLLGALETIGQAQVAEAGSRLRADYVLVPSGDAMISAKALEQARSIPGVQIAALAPVTVRSTIEPGGTDEFEGYATDSAQFAAMTSLPLTSGSLRDLGPGGIVVSERWELGVGQRVRITPGNGKPLSLTVVAVVGSGTGGADFYLDASHGGASAAEVAYVTATSGAAAELGEKSAELGATLLTKSQWAGTAAGGDQGTSAIGMMVTLGIAIVYSCVAIVNTMVMAATGRRRDLAMLRLVGATSRQAVAALLAESIVVVAAAMVPAAGASAVNFAGLLAALTRIVPGASLAIPWAPVLALAATSALLAVLATTLTAMAALRTPALVSE encoded by the coding sequence TTGAGCACGCTTCGGGCGCGATGGGTGTCCTTCGCCGCGGCTCTCGTGGCGCTCGCTCTCGGCGTCGGCGTCATCGCCACCGTCGCGCTGGTGATGAACTCGGCGCTCACGGGTTTCTCGCACGAACGCGCCGCGCTGACCGGGACCGTGGTGCTGCTCGGCGTGTCCGCGGGGGTGACGGGGTTCGCCACCGTCTTCATCGTGGCCTCCACCTTCGCCCTGACGGTCATTCAGCGCACGCGCGAGCTGGCGCTCTTACGCCTGGTCGGCGCCACCCCGCGTCAGGTGCGGCGGATGATCCTGGTCGAGGCGTTGCTCCTGGCCGGAGCCGGCTGCGCCATCGGCGTCCTGATCAGCATGGCGGGCGCCCCGGTGCTGGCCGCCGTGCTGGTCTCGGGCGACATGGCGCCGTCGTGGTTCAAGGTGTCGATCTCGCCCGTGCCGCTCGTGCTCGCCTGCCTCGCCGGGCTGGCGGTGACGGCACTGAGCGTGTCGGCCGCCTCGCGACGCGCGGCGACCATCCGGCCGACACAGTCGCTGCGGGAGGCGGCTGGAGACCCGCCCAGGTCACACCGCGGCCGGTCGGCGCGAACGGCGTGGGGCATCGCCCTCCTGGTGATTTCGCTCATGGGAATGGGCGTCGTCGCGACCGTCCTGCCGGAGATCGCCATGGTCCCCGTGATCTATCTCTGGGTGCTCCTCGCCCTGGTCGCGGCAGTGGCACTGCTGGCGCCGGCCCTCATCCCGCCCATCCTCAAGCTGCTGACCTTGCCATGGGCGCGTGGTGGCAGCGCGATCGGCACCCTGGTGCGGGAGAACACCCTCAGCATGGCCCGGCGCACGGCGGCCACGGCCCTGCCCATTCTCATCACCGCCGGCATGTCGATCAGCCTGCTCGGCGCCCTGGAGACGATCGGCCAGGCCCAGGTGGCCGAGGCGGGCAGCCGGTTACGCGCGGACTACGTGCTGGTCCCCTCCGGCGACGCCATGATCAGCGCGAAGGCGCTCGAACAGGCCCGGTCGATACCCGGTGTCCAGATCGCCGCGCTGGCGCCGGTGACCGTACGCTCGACCATCGAGCCCGGCGGCACCGACGAATTCGAGGGTTACGCCACCGACTCCGCGCAGTTCGCCGCGATGACCTCGCTGCCGTTGACCTCAGGATCGCTGCGGGACCTGGGGCCCGGCGGCATCGTGGTGTCCGAACGGTGGGAACTCGGCGTCGGCCAACGCGTGCGGATCACACCGGGAAACGGTAAGCCGCTGTCCCTCACGGTGGTCGCGGTGGTGGGGAGCGGCACCGGCGGGGCGGACTTCTATCTGGACGCCTCCCACGGTGGAGCGAGTGCGGCGGAGGTGGCGTATGTGACGGCCACCAGCGGCGCCGCCGCGGAACTGGGCGAGAAGAGCGCCGAACTGGGCGCCACGCTGTTGACCAAGAGCCAATGGGCCGGCACGGCGGCCGGCGGCGACCAGGGCACGAGCGCGATCGGCATGATGGTCACGCTCGGGATCGCCATCGTTTATAGCTGCGTCGCCATCGTCAACACCATGGTGATGGCCGCCACCGGCCGCCGACGGGATCTGGCCATGCTGCGGCTGGTCGGAGCCACGTCGCGGCAGGCGGTGGCCGCGCTGCTGGCCGAGTCGATCGTGGTCGTGGCGGCCGCGATGGTGCCGGCCGCCGGGGCGTCCGCGGTCAACTTCGCGGGGCTGCTCGCCGCGCTGACCCGGATCGTGCCCGGCGCCTCACTCGCCATCCCGTGGGCGCCCGTCCTCGCGCTCGCCGCCACGAGTGCCCTGCTCGCCGTCCTCGCCACGACACTGACCGCCATGGCGGCGCTGCGTACTCCCGCCCTGGTGTCCGAGTGA